CCCCGGACCTGGTGGCGAAGCTGTCGCGCGTGCCCTTCCTCGCCACGGATCCGGTGCCCAAGCCGAGCACGGACGGCCGCGGGGTCCTCGGCAAGCCCGCGCCGTCCGCCGTGGCCACGCTGGCCTCGGTGCCTCGCGTGGAGGACCTGGTGCAGCTGGGCTCGCTGAAGCAGAAGTTCGCCACGGGGCCGGTGCTCAACCGCGCGCTCACGGTGCCGGCCGTGGACTTCGCGCCCACGCTGAGCGCCAGCGCGGCGGCCTCGCGCTACCTCACGGCGACGACGGCGCTGGTGCAGCCCGCGCTGGTGGACTTCCTCGTCAGGCCCCTCCCCATCCTCCCGCGCCCGCTGGTGAAGGCGAAGCGGGGCGTGCAGGTGGAGGGCAACGACATCACCGCGCGAGGCCCGGCGCTGCTCCTCCTGGGCAACGGCGGCGCGGTCATCTCCGCGGCCGTGTCCGGCAACGAGCTGCGCAGCGAGGGCGGCGTGGGCGCGGTGTACCTGCGCCGCGCGGACTCCACCGTCTTCAGCGGCAACCGGTGCCAGTGCCTGGACGCGGTGAACGTCGTCGTCCTGCGCGTGGAGCGGGCGCCGGTGACGTTCACCGGCAACGTGGTGCTGGGCGCGGAGACGGTGACGCCGCCTCCGCCGGTGGTGCGTCCCCAGTGGCTGATGCCCTCGGACAAGCTGACGCTCCAGATTCCCGTGGGCGGAGGCTCCACCCTGGGCGTGCCCCTGGACCAGGAGCTGCTCCTGGGCGGCCTCCAGCGCCGCCGCGACGTGGCGAGCGACGCCTTCTCCACGCTGCTCGCGGAGCTCGTCTTCCAGCCGACGCCCCTCCCGCCCCAGGCCGGGCCGGAGTTCCCCTTCAAGCCCGTGCTGGACCTCCCCACCATGCAGGACGTCCGCTCGAAGCTGCCCGCGAGCATGGACGTGAACATGGCGGCCCGGACGCTCTACGGCATCGCGGTGACGAAGGACGACTCGCCCACGAGCGCGCTGCGGGACCTGGTGGACCGCGTCGCGATGCACGCGGAGAAGCCCGAGGACGTGCAGGGCCAGGTGCGCTCCGTGCTGGCCGCGGCGGAGGGCGACCCGAAGAAGGCCCTCCAGCTGGTGGACAAGAGCGTGCTCGGCATCGACTCGGCGGCGTCCACCGTGAAGGAGAGCATCCTCAACGTCTCCGTGCTGCACGAGGTGCTCGCGGACTCGTTCTACACGGGCGGCGCCACCGGCCCCGTCCCGGTGCAGGACGCGGGCATCCGGCCGCTCCCTCCGGAGCCGCTGCCGGATCCGTATGCCCACTCCGTCATCATCCTGGGCGGCTCGCGCGTGGCGGCCGTCGGCAACGCGACCACCTCCGGCGTGCACGTCCAGGAAGCCGACGCCGTGGTGGAGCTCAACCCGTAGCGCTGGAAGTCCCTTTCACAAGGACACCCCCATGCCAGACCCCTTCGCCCTCAGTGGCCGCGTCGCCCTCCAGCGCACCTCGCTGCCCGAAGTCACCCTCTCCGCCACGCCGGACGCGCCCGACGCGAAGGCCGCGGCGCTGGAGAACCTGGCCGGCACGCGCGCGAAGCTGGACCTGGACACCTCCGTGCTCAGGGCGCTGGACGTGCGCATCTCCCGCCTGCCGCCGGTGCCCACGGTGCCCGTGACGCTCCAGGACCTGGTGCGCACGGCGCGCCGCAAGCTCGCCTCCGAGCGTCAGCGCGAGGTGGGCGTCTGGGTGGACACGCGCGTGAAGCTGGCCACGCGGCTGGTTCAGAAGCTGGAGGAGTGATGCGCAAGCTGCTCGAAGCCAGCATGGGGCAGCGCTGCTACCTCTTCACCACGCTGGGCCAGGTGTACGTGGGCCTGGTGGTGGAGCTCATCGACGACGTCGTCCACCTCACCGGGCCGGATGGCGCCACACCCGTCTACATCAACCTGTCGGACGTCTCCGGCGTGCGCCAGTACGACGAGGACGACGACCTGCGGAGCGCGCGATGATTGAACAACTGCTGCAGCAGCTCATCGAACGCACGGAGAGCCGCTACTTCGGCAAGTACCGGGGCTACGTGACGAACGTCTCGGATCCCCTCAACCTGGGGCGCATCCAGTGCGTGGTGCCGCGCCTGATGGGGGACGTGGCCACGGGCTGGGCCATGCCGTGCACGCCGTACGCGGGGCCGGACCAGGGCCTCTTCGTGGTGCCGGACGTGGGCGCGGGCGTCTGGGTGGAGTTCGAGGGCGGAGACCTGTCCCAGCCCATCTGGAGCGGCATGTGGTGGGGGCAGCCCGCGCTCGCGGACCTGGGCCAGCCGGACTCCACCGCGCGCGTGGCCCCGGACGTCAGTGAGATTCCCAAGCACGACTACCCGCCCCAGTCCGCGGTGCCGGGCGTGCGCATGCTCAAGTCCGCCACGGGCCACTACATCGTCCTGGACGACCGGCCGGAGACCGCGCGCGTGGAGATCCACGACCGGCAGGGCAACCGCGTCATCCTGTCCGCGGAAGGCCTGGACCGGCTCATCAGCAACGAGCGCACGGTGAACGAGGGCAACCGCTCCGCGGAGGTGGACGGCGACGACCGGCTGGAGGTCGCGGGCAAGCAGGACGAGACGGTGGACGGCAGCCACACCCGCGCCGTGGGCGGAGACGTGTCGCTGCACGTGACGGGGTCGCTGACGGAGACCGTGGACGTGGCTGGGTACTCGCGCGTGGTGGGCGGCACCGGCCTGAAGGAGACGGTGGGCGGCCCGCGCGAGGATCGCATCCAGGGCAGCCACAAGCGCATCGTGTCCGGCGCATCGCAGGAGTCGGCGGTGGGCGGCTACGGCGTCACGTCCGGTGGCAACTTGAACCTCGCCGCCGGCAAGGCGGTGAAGGTGGCCGCGGCGATGCCGGACATGCCGGGCCCGTCGCTCAACGCCATCTCCATCGACGCGCTGGCGGGCAACGTGTCCATCAACTCGATGCTGGGTGTGTGCCAGGTGGGCGGCCTCTCCGCCATCTCGCCCATGGTGCTGGGCGACGGGCTGGCCATCCACTTCACGATGCTGGCGCAGATCCTCAAGGCGGTGAACCCGCTGACGGTGGCCGCGTACGGGCCGCTGCTGGATGTCTGGGCGGCGATGACGCCGCTGCTGGACTGGTCCTACTTCGGCTTCGTCAAGCGCATGCCGGTGGGGTGACGCGATGAAGGAGCCCGGCTGGAAGCCACTGGAGGCATCGGTCCTGCGCGAGCGGCTGGAGCAGGTGAAGGCCCTGCTGCTCCAGGCGGCGGCGGTGGGCGTGGCCCAGGACGCCGAGCGGCTGGAGAAGCTGATGGAGCTGGAACAACGCACCCGGGAGGACGCGCGTGGCCGAGTTCAACGACGCCGCTATCGCTGAGCTCCACGGCGCGCTGGAGGCCTGCTGCGAGGATCTGGCGAAGGCGCTGGAGGAGGCGGAAGGCACGGACGCCA
This DNA window, taken from Corallococcus coralloides DSM 2259, encodes the following:
- a CDS encoding phage baseplate assembly protein V translates to MIEQLLQQLIERTESRYFGKYRGYVTNVSDPLNLGRIQCVVPRLMGDVATGWAMPCTPYAGPDQGLFVVPDVGAGVWVEFEGGDLSQPIWSGMWWGQPALADLGQPDSTARVAPDVSEIPKHDYPPQSAVPGVRMLKSATGHYIVLDDRPETARVEIHDRQGNRVILSAEGLDRLISNERTVNEGNRSAEVDGDDRLEVAGKQDETVDGSHTRAVGGDVSLHVTGSLTETVDVAGYSRVVGGTGLKETVGGPREDRIQGSHKRIVSGASQESAVGGYGVTSGGNLNLAAGKAVKVAAAMPDMPGPSLNAISIDALAGNVSINSMLGVCQVGGLSAISPMVLGDGLAIHFTMLAQILKAVNPLTVAAYGPLLDVWAAMTPLLDWSYFGFVKRMPVG